The Fimbriimonadia bacterium genome contains a region encoding:
- the nrdR gene encoding transcriptional repressor NrdR: MKCPYCGHDDDHVLDSRPVREGSAIRRRRECLGCGRRFTTFEEIEEKRLMVIKRDGRREPYCRDKLLRGMEVACRKRPIAVAVLEKAVDDIESALFNSGEPEVPSTEIGNLIMERLALMDPVAYVRFASVYLQFEDAAQFRDIVENMRKGRRSAT, from the coding sequence GTGAAATGTCCCTATTGTGGTCACGATGATGACCACGTCCTGGACTCCAGACCGGTAAGGGAAGGCTCGGCGATACGCAGGCGTCGGGAGTGTCTGGGATGCGGCCGACGCTTCACCACCTTCGAGGAGATCGAAGAGAAGCGCCTCATGGTGATCAAGAGGGACGGTCGGCGCGAGCCATATTGTAGAGATAAGCTGCTCCGCGGGATGGAAGTTGCGTGCAGGAAGCGACCCATCGCGGTCGCGGTCCTTGAAAAGGCAGTGGACGATATCGAGAGTGCGCTGTTCAACAGCGGAGAGCCCGAAGTGCCGTCCACCGAGATCGGCAATCTGATCATGGAGCGCCTGGCCCTCATGGACCCCGTCGCCTATGTGAGATTCGCTTCGGTGTACCTGCAGTTCGAGGACGCAGCGCAGTTCCGAGACATCGTCGAGAACATGCGCAAGGGAAGGCGGTCGGCCACCTAG